The Aquidulcibacter paucihalophilus genome has a window encoding:
- the nagZ gene encoding beta-N-acetylhexosaminidase produces MTTAAIYGCSGHRLTEAERAFFAEARPWGFILFRRNIDSPEQVRSLTAELRDSIGDAEAPVLIDQEGGRVQRMGPPHWPKYPPGEAYLKATNDVLTARELVRLGARLMAHDLKAVGINVDCLPVLDVPVPGAHDIIGDRAYAHDPATVAQLGRAAAEGMLAGGVLPVIKHMPGHGRAFADSHHDLPVVHADFAALDGWDFAPFKALSDMPLAMTAHVVFDAIDPKRPATTSKKAVKLMRAHLGFGGLIMTDDLSMKALSGSLRDRAEASLKAGCDVVLHCNGDLDEMRQVAEGTGRLKGGAAKRAAAAMARIVHTAEPLDPFEARLRFDALMAGKLDAARGPDVGEAQA; encoded by the coding sequence GTGACCACGGCGGCGATCTACGGCTGTAGCGGCCATCGGCTGACGGAGGCGGAACGCGCCTTCTTCGCCGAGGCGCGGCCGTGGGGGTTCATCCTGTTCCGCCGCAACATCGACAGTCCGGAGCAGGTGCGGTCCCTGACCGCTGAACTGCGGGACAGTATCGGCGACGCGGAAGCCCCCGTCCTGATCGACCAGGAGGGCGGCCGGGTGCAGCGGATGGGACCGCCGCACTGGCCGAAATATCCGCCCGGCGAGGCCTATCTTAAGGCGACCAACGACGTGCTGACGGCCCGCGAGCTGGTCCGTCTCGGCGCGCGGCTGATGGCGCATGACCTGAAGGCGGTTGGGATCAATGTTGATTGCCTGCCGGTGCTGGATGTTCCGGTGCCGGGCGCCCACGACATCATCGGCGACCGGGCCTATGCCCATGACCCGGCGACCGTGGCCCAGCTGGGGCGGGCGGCGGCGGAGGGGATGCTGGCCGGGGGCGTCCTGCCGGTGATCAAACACATGCCGGGACATGGCCGGGCCTTCGCCGACAGCCACCATGACCTGCCGGTGGTGCATGCGGATTTCGCGGCCCTGGACGGCTGGGATTTCGCGCCCTTCAAGGCGCTGTCGGATATGCCGCTGGCCATGACGGCCCATGTCGTGTTCGACGCCATTGACCCGAAGCGGCCGGCCACGACCTCAAAGAAGGCCGTGAAGCTGATGCGGGCGCATCTCGGCTTCGGCGGTCTGATCATGACGGACGACCTGTCGATGAAGGCGCTGTCGGGCAGCTTGCGCGACCGGGCCGAGGCTTCGCTGAAGGCGGGTTGCGATGTGGTCCTGCACTGCAATGGCGACCTCGACGAGATGCGTCAGGTGGCCGAAGGAACCGGCCGGCTGAAGGGCGGGGCGGCGAAGCGGGCGGCGGCGGCCATGGCCCGGATCGTCCACACGGCCGAACCACTGGATCCGTTCGAGGCCCGCCTGAGGTTCGACGCCCTGATGGCCGGAAAGCTCGATGCGGCGCGGGGGCCGGACGTGGGGGAGGCGCAGGCATGA
- a CDS encoding ScpA family protein — MTDAFQPNLDFTAAEQVDEREAFVVDLDGYEGPLHVLLALARTQKVDLLKLSITRLAEQYLAFVHEARRRNFSLAADYLVMASWLAYLKSRLLLPRTEKGKGDEIPAEEMAAALAFRLQKLEAMRKAVEAITARPQLKRDVFARGDPQATVIVPSDRVDASLYELMAAYVTQRRREEQRHYNPGQRIEAFGLEAARDWLRDVLPRLEQWTPLEQVAPARRGEDGPTQASFTASTLSASLELVKEGAMDVKQAEAFADLYLKRRGRGQVLELVP, encoded by the coding sequence ATGACCGACGCCTTCCAGCCCAATCTGGACTTCACCGCCGCCGAACAGGTGGATGAGCGCGAGGCCTTCGTCGTCGATCTCGACGGCTATGAAGGGCCGCTGCATGTGCTGTTGGCGCTGGCGCGGACGCAGAAGGTCGATCTGCTGAAGCTGTCGATCACCAGGCTGGCGGAACAGTATCTGGCCTTCGTGCACGAGGCACGGCGCAGGAATTTCTCGCTGGCGGCCGACTATCTCGTGATGGCGTCCTGGCTGGCCTATCTGAAGTCGCGTCTGCTGTTGCCACGCACCGAAAAGGGCAAGGGCGACGAGATCCCGGCCGAGGAGATGGCCGCGGCCCTGGCCTTCCGGCTGCAGAAGCTGGAGGCGATGCGCAAGGCGGTGGAGGCGATCACGGCCCGGCCGCAGCTGAAGCGCGACGTCTTTGCCCGCGGCGACCCGCAGGCGACGGTGATCGTGCCCTCCGATCGCGTCGACGCCAGCCTGTACGAACTGATGGCCGCCTATGTGACCCAGCGCCGGCGCGAGGAGCAGCGCCACTACAATCCCGGCCAGCGGATCGAGGCCTTCGGGCTCGAGGCGGCGCGCGACTGGCTGCGTGACGTCCTGCCCCGGCTTGAGCAGTGGACGCCGCTGGAGCAGGTGGCCCCGGCCCGACGGGGCGAGGATGGCCCGACCCAGGCCAGCTTTACCGCCTCGACCCTGTCCGCCAGTCTGGAGCTGGTGAAGGAGGGGGCGATGGATGTGAAACAGGCCGAGGCCTTCGCGGACCTGTATCTGAAGCGGCGCGGACGGGGCCAGGTGCTGGAGCTGGTGCCGTGA
- the scpB gene encoding SMC-Scp complex subunit ScpB: MIQFAPDHGEIERRVEALLFAAAGPLSAAEIARRLPEGADVGGAISALRERYHGRGVELECVADRWQFRTAPDLSFLMTEEREEPRRLSKAALETLAIIAYHQPCTRAEVESVRGVSLSKGTLDLLLEMGFVRLRGRRRTPGRPVTYGTADRFLEHFGLSNLYDLPGVQEMKAAGLLDLSIPVGFEVPDPSRASDEDDAPLLAGEEDSPEFAQDFVAED; encoded by the coding sequence GTGATCCAGTTCGCCCCCGACCACGGAGAGATCGAGCGCCGCGTCGAGGCCCTGCTGTTCGCGGCCGCGGGCCCGCTTTCGGCAGCCGAGATCGCGCGCCGCCTGCCCGAGGGGGCCGATGTCGGCGGGGCCATATCGGCCCTGCGCGAGCGCTATCATGGCCGCGGCGTCGAGCTGGAATGCGTGGCCGACCGCTGGCAGTTCCGCACCGCGCCCGACCTGTCCTTCCTGATGACCGAGGAGCGCGAGGAGCCGCGCCGGCTGTCGAAGGCGGCGCTCGAGACCCTGGCCATCATCGCCTATCACCAGCCCTGCACCCGGGCCGAGGTGGAGAGCGTGCGCGGCGTGTCCCTGTCCAAGGGGACGCTGGACTTGCTGCTGGAGATGGGGTTCGTGCGGCTGCGCGGGCGGCGGCGGACGCCGGGACGGCCGGTCACCTATGGCACCGCCGACCGCTTCCTGGAGCATTTCGGCCTGTCCAACCTGTACGACCTGCCCGGCGTGCAGGAGATGAAGGCCGCAGGCCTGCTGGACCTGTCGATCCCCGTCGGCTTCGAGGTGCCGGATCCTTCGCGCGCCTCGGACGAAGACGATGCGCCGTTGCTGGCAGGCGAAGAGGACTCCCCCGAGTTCGCGCAGGATTTCGTGGCTGAGGACTAA
- the murC gene encoding UDP-N-acetylmuramate--L-alanine ligase codes for MIARLRPVPFDLGPVHFVGIGGIGMSGIAEIMLKIGYSVQGSDAKASANTERLEKLGARIFIGHDAAHIGDGVSAVVYSTAVKPTNPEMMVARERRIPLVRRAEMLAELMRLQFSIAVGGTHGKTTTTSMVAAILDAGGLDPTVVNGGIINAYGTNAKVGDGDWIVVEADESDGSFLRLKSTVAIVTNIDPEHLDHYGDFDGVRKAFVDFVENIPFYGFAAVCLDHPEVQRLVASIDNRRLVTYGVNPQAMVRADNVEMKPDGCRFDVVIQPQGLAALDEPIRITGLHLPMAGWHNVANALAAIAVARELDVSDDSIRAGLAGFGGVRRRFTTTGVVGGVRIVDDYGHHPVEIAAVLKAARQVAEGRVIAVVQPHRFTRLESLMEEFSTCFSDADAVFVADVYAAGETPIEGIDKNALVEGIRRFGHRSVQPLESVEALPGVIAAEAKDGDLVVLLGAGDITQWAYALPGQLEGLG; via the coding sequence ATGATCGCTCGCCTTCGCCCCGTTCCGTTCGACCTCGGCCCCGTCCATTTCGTGGGCATAGGCGGGATCGGCATGAGCGGGATCGCCGAGATCATGCTCAAGATCGGCTATTCGGTGCAGGGCTCGGACGCCAAGGCGTCGGCCAATACCGAACGGCTGGAGAAGCTGGGCGCGCGGATCTTCATCGGCCACGATGCGGCGCACATCGGCGACGGCGTCTCGGCGGTGGTCTATTCGACCGCGGTCAAGCCGACCAATCCCGAGATGATGGTGGCCCGCGAGCGGCGCATCCCGCTGGTGCGGCGGGCCGAGATGCTGGCCGAGCTGATGCGGCTGCAGTTCTCGATCGCGGTCGGGGGAACGCACGGCAAGACCACGACCACCTCGATGGTGGCGGCCATTCTCGACGCCGGCGGGCTGGATCCGACGGTGGTCAACGGCGGGATCATCAACGCCTATGGCACCAACGCCAAGGTCGGTGACGGCGACTGGATCGTGGTCGAGGCCGACGAGAGCGACGGCAGTTTCCTGCGCCTCAAGTCGACGGTGGCCATCGTCACCAACATCGACCCCGAGCACCTCGATCACTACGGCGACTTCGACGGGGTGCGGAAGGCGTTCGTGGACTTCGTCGAGAACATCCCCTTCTACGGCTTCGCCGCCGTCTGCCTCGACCATCCCGAGGTTCAGCGGCTGGTGGCCTCGATCGATAACCGGCGCCTGGTGACCTATGGCGTCAATCCGCAGGCCATGGTCCGGGCTGACAATGTCGAGATGAAGCCGGACGGCTGCCGCTTCGACGTCGTGATCCAGCCGCAGGGTCTGGCGGCCCTGGACGAGCCGATCCGGATCACGGGCCTGCATCTGCCCATGGCCGGCTGGCACAATGTCGCCAACGCGCTGGCAGCCATTGCCGTGGCGCGCGAGCTGGACGTTTCGGACGACTCGATCCGCGCGGGTCTCGCCGGCTTCGGCGGCGTCCGTCGGCGCTTCACCACCACGGGCGTGGTCGGCGGGGTCCGGATCGTCGACGACTACGGCCACCACCCGGTCGAGATCGCCGCCGTGCTGAAGGCTGCGCGTCAGGTCGCCGAGGGCCGGGTCATCGCCGTGGTCCAGCCGCACCGCTTCACCCGGCTGGAATCCCTCATGGAGGAGTTCTCCACCTGTTTCTCGGACGCCGACGCCGTGTTCGTGGCCGACGTCTATGCCGCGGGCGAAACGCCGATCGAGGGGATCGACAAGAACGCCCTGGTCGAGGGCATCCGCCGCTTCGGCCACCGGTCGGTGCAGCCGCTGGAAAGCGTCGAGGCCCTGCCCGGCGTGATCGCCGCCGAGGCGAAGGACGGCGATCTGGTGGTCCTGCTGGGGGCAGGGGACATCACCCAGTGGGCCTATGCCCTGCCGGGGCAGCTGGAGGGGCTGGGTTGA
- the murB gene encoding UDP-N-acetylmuramate dehydrogenase, which translates to MSALPEVRGKLLRDEPLGPFTWFRVGGNADALFIPADADDLADFLKALDPAVPVTVLGVGSNVIVRDGGVEGVVIRLAGRPFAGIATDGETISAGAGALDSMVARASAKAGLGGLEFYAGIPGTIGGALTMNAGCYGAETKDILVSAWGLTRSGERVDYALADFGYTYRHSEAPADIIWIEATYRGTPDDPEAVAARIAEITSRREQTQPIRDKTGGSTFKNPPGHSSWKLVDEAGWRGKLFTAPDGKGGGGAMFSELHSNFMINPGEATAADIEGLGDAVRADVLARTGVQLDWEIKRIGRPG; encoded by the coding sequence TTGAGCGCCTTGCCCGAGGTCCGCGGCAAGCTGCTGCGCGATGAGCCGCTGGGGCCGTTCACCTGGTTCCGGGTGGGCGGAAACGCCGACGCGCTGTTCATTCCGGCGGACGCCGATGATCTGGCGGACTTCCTCAAGGCACTCGACCCGGCTGTTCCGGTTACAGTGCTGGGCGTCGGCTCAAACGTCATCGTCCGCGACGGTGGCGTCGAGGGCGTGGTCATCCGGCTGGCCGGGCGGCCCTTCGCGGGCATCGCGACCGACGGCGAGACGATCAGCGCCGGAGCCGGCGCGCTGGACTCCATGGTGGCGCGGGCCTCGGCGAAGGCGGGGCTCGGCGGGCTGGAGTTCTATGCGGGTATTCCGGGGACCATCGGCGGGGCCCTGACCATGAATGCCGGCTGCTACGGTGCGGAGACCAAGGACATTCTGGTTTCGGCCTGGGGTCTGACGCGGTCGGGCGAGCGGGTCGACTATGCGCTGGCCGATTTCGGCTACACCTACCGCCACTCCGAGGCACCGGCCGACATCATCTGGATCGAGGCCACCTATCGCGGCACGCCGGACGATCCCGAGGCCGTCGCCGCCCGCATCGCCGAAATCACCTCGCGCCGCGAACAGACCCAGCCGATCCGCGACAAGACCGGCGGTTCGACCTTCAAGAACCCGCCCGGCCATTCGTCGTGGAAGCTGGTCGATGAGGCGGGCTGGCGCGGGAAACTGTTCACCGCGCCGGATGGCAAGGGGGGCGGCGGGGCCATGTTCAGCGAGCTCCACTCGAACTTCATGATCAATCCCGGCGAGGCGACCGCCGCGGATATCGAGGGGCTGGGGGACGCCGTGCGCGCCGATGTACTGGCCAGGACCGGCGTCCAGCTGGACTGGGAAATCAAGCGCATTGGCCGGCCCGGCTGA
- a CDS encoding DUF5946 family protein, giving the protein MAGPAEIAVCPGCGSRLPAIEGPVHAYLTSSPACWAAFNAVMAREYSDPGLMAVHRLSVDAWTVQHPGDGSRRAIQSVGLHLARLMVQIEQGLEGEAANKAMLGFAARKGDLPELSPRGAYTLTVADVVEAEAPDAHRAAVRRWAGAVWADWPDQHDFIRGWAEQG; this is encoded by the coding sequence TTGGCCGGCCCGGCTGAGATCGCCGTCTGCCCGGGCTGCGGCTCGCGCCTGCCGGCCATCGAGGGGCCGGTCCACGCCTATCTGACCTCATCGCCCGCCTGCTGGGCCGCGTTCAATGCGGTGATGGCGCGGGAGTATTCCGATCCCGGCCTGATGGCCGTGCACCGGCTCAGCGTCGACGCCTGGACGGTTCAGCATCCGGGCGACGGCTCGAGACGGGCGATCCAGTCGGTCGGCCTGCATCTGGCGCGGCTGATGGTGCAGATCGAACAGGGGCTGGAAGGTGAGGCGGCCAATAAGGCCATGCTGGGCTTCGCCGCCCGCAAGGGCGATCTGCCCGAACTGTCGCCCCGCGGTGCCTACACCCTGACGGTGGCCGATGTTGTGGAGGCCGAAGCGCCCGATGCCCATCGCGCCGCCGTGCGCCGCTGGGCCGGGGCCGTCTGGGCCGACTGGCCGGACCAGCACGACTTTATCCGGGGCTGGGCGGAACAGGGTTGA
- a CDS encoding D-alanine--D-alanine ligase, with product MSRPFSDLHVAVLMGGLSSEREVSLTSGKGCADALEGQVARVSRVDAGRDLAQVLAELKPDVVFNALHGEWGEDGCVQGVLETLGIPYTHSGVLASALAMDKEKSKAVLKAAGVVVPGGGLFDRHVVSRTHVIPPPYVIKPNAEGSSVGVYVVREGEPPCEAPGEASWTYGERVMVEPFIAGKELAVTVLGEKSGPRALTITDITPAKGFYDYEAKYAPGGSSHVLPAILPPHVFEAALRESELAHTAMGCRGVSRSDFRYDDVKDELVLLEVNTQPGMTPTSLSPEQAAHVGMDYKALVRWMVEDASCPR from the coding sequence ATGAGCCGCCCCTTTTCCGACCTGCACGTCGCTGTCCTGATGGGCGGACTGTCGTCCGAACGGGAGGTGTCGCTGACATCCGGCAAGGGCTGCGCTGATGCCCTGGAGGGTCAGGTCGCCCGCGTCAGCCGCGTCGACGCCGGGCGCGACCTCGCCCAGGTGCTGGCCGAACTGAAGCCCGATGTCGTCTTCAATGCCCTGCACGGCGAATGGGGCGAGGACGGTTGCGTCCAGGGCGTGCTGGAGACGCTGGGCATTCCCTATACCCATTCGGGCGTGCTGGCCTCGGCCCTGGCCATGGACAAGGAGAAGTCCAAGGCGGTGCTCAAGGCGGCGGGCGTCGTGGTGCCCGGCGGCGGCCTGTTCGACCGGCATGTCGTGTCGCGCACCCACGTCATCCCGCCGCCCTATGTGATCAAGCCCAACGCCGAGGGTTCCTCGGTCGGGGTCTATGTGGTGCGCGAGGGCGAGCCGCCCTGCGAGGCACCGGGCGAGGCGAGCTGGACCTATGGCGAGCGGGTGATGGTTGAGCCCTTCATCGCCGGCAAGGAACTGGCCGTCACGGTTCTTGGGGAAAAGTCGGGACCGCGTGCCCTGACCATCACCGACATCACGCCCGCCAAGGGCTTCTATGACTATGAGGCCAAATACGCGCCGGGCGGCTCCAGCCACGTCCTGCCCGCGATTCTGCCGCCCCATGTGTTCGAGGCGGCGCTGCGGGAATCGGAGCTGGCGCACACCGCCATGGGCTGCCGCGGGGTGAGCCGATCCGACTTTCGTTATGACGATGTTAAGGACGAACTGGTCCTTCTGGAGGTCAATACCCAGCCCGGCATGACCCCGACTTCGCTCAGTCCCGAGCAGGCCGCCCATGTGGGGATGGACTACAAAGCCCTGGTACGGTGGATGGTGGAGGACGCCTCATGCCCGCGGTAG
- a CDS encoding cell division protein FtsQ/DivIB: MPAVVRGGRRQSSNQPAKRGAAPKSQGRGRAPRNAPATPGKLAALGRLDLSPRAVVISIAAGVLLLAGVLATGARAERIGASIGHGVDGMTAGLGLKLEKVFIEGESPEATRAIQQAVQLSADQPMTSIDLDAVRERVEQIGWVKSARVVRLLPDTLIVHVIEHDRLAVWQTGGVNQVIDSHGQVIAGADAGRYPNLPLVVGKGAEQAASEVLPLIAQRPRLASRVDALVRVDERRWDLRLKDGSLIQLPASNQEAALIQLDALDQRERLLELGFARIDLRTPEEVAVRPSAGEA; encoded by the coding sequence ATGCCCGCGGTAGTTCGCGGCGGTCGGCGACAGAGTTCGAACCAGCCTGCAAAACGCGGCGCGGCTCCCAAATCCCAGGGACGCGGTCGCGCGCCCCGCAACGCCCCCGCAACCCCGGGCAAGCTGGCGGCGCTGGGCCGGCTGGATCTGTCCCCCCGCGCAGTCGTGATTTCAATCGCCGCCGGCGTGCTGCTGCTGGCGGGCGTTCTGGCGACCGGCGCGCGGGCCGAGCGCATCGGCGCCTCGATCGGCCATGGCGTGGACGGGATGACCGCCGGCCTCGGCCTGAAACTCGAGAAGGTCTTCATCGAGGGCGAGAGCCCCGAGGCTACCCGCGCCATCCAGCAGGCCGTTCAGCTTTCGGCTGATCAGCCGATGACCTCCATCGACCTCGACGCCGTGCGCGAGCGGGTCGAGCAGATCGGCTGGGTCAAGTCCGCGCGGGTAGTGCGCCTGCTGCCCGACACCCTGATCGTCCATGTCATCGAGCATGACCGGCTGGCCGTCTGGCAGACCGGCGGCGTCAACCAGGTCATCGACAGTCACGGCCAGGTTATCGCCGGGGCCGACGCCGGCCGTTACCCGAACCTGCCGCTGGTCGTCGGCAAGGGCGCCGAACAGGCCGCCTCCGAAGTTCTGCCCCTGATCGCCCAGCGCCCGCGGCTCGCCAGCCGGGTCGACGCCCTCGTGCGGGTCGATGAACGCCGCTGGGACCTGCGGCTCAAGGACGGCAGCCTGATCCAGCTTCCCGCGTCCAACCAGGAGGCGGCGCTGATCCAGCTCGACGCCCTGGACCAGCGCGAGCGGCTGCTTGAGCTGGGCTTCGCCCGCATTGACCTGAGAACGCCCGAGGAGGTCGCCGTCCGGCCCTCCGCCGGCGAAGCGTAG
- the ftsA gene encoding cell division protein FtsA has translation MAGRAVDKSVDGVGKTPGRAPVVAALDLGQSKVACFIMKADGVRHADRTIRVAGAGHVQSRGVRGGGIVNMDEAAQAIGHAVERAERAAGSPVSGVVVTTAIGQMASHRVQARVSLGATPVGDADLARAIGMALAQIRLPNRRPIHVLPIAWSVDGARGVHDPRSMRGHSLGLDLLVVSMAESAFNGLSHCLELAHLDLQGVAAAPVVSSLAALEDDEMDLGCVCIDMGGGSTSAAVWGGRSLLHIESLNVGGDHVTADIARGLSTSRAGAERLKTLHGSAMANAHEDREMLEAPPRGEDASAGPIFVQRAMLKTVIAPRVEETLELLRDRLRNAGVGMEPGAGLVLTGGASQLNGVRELAIRVFDRPVRLGKPQRAPHLADAASGPAFCSAAGVLLRAAYGPREAVSARKLMSRQISAADAPRVHRGGIVARAAGWLRENL, from the coding sequence ATGGCCGGACGTGCTGTGGACAAGTCTGTGGACGGCGTGGGGAAAACGCCCGGACGCGCGCCTGTGGTGGCGGCCCTCGACCTGGGCCAGTCCAAGGTCGCCTGCTTCATCATGAAGGCGGACGGCGTGCGCCATGCTGACCGCACCATCCGGGTCGCCGGCGCCGGCCACGTCCAGTCGCGCGGCGTGCGCGGCGGCGGCATCGTCAATATGGATGAAGCGGCCCAGGCCATCGGCCATGCCGTCGAACGCGCCGAGCGCGCCGCCGGTTCGCCGGTCTCGGGCGTCGTCGTCACAACGGCCATCGGCCAGATGGCCAGCCATCGCGTGCAGGCCCGGGTCTCGCTCGGTGCTACCCCGGTCGGGGACGCAGACCTGGCGCGGGCCATCGGCATGGCCCTGGCCCAGATTCGCCTGCCCAACCGCCGGCCGATTCATGTCCTGCCGATCGCCTGGTCGGTCGACGGCGCGCGCGGGGTCCATGATCCGCGCTCGATGCGGGGCCATTCTCTGGGACTGGACCTGCTGGTCGTGTCCATGGCCGAGAGCGCCTTCAACGGCCTGAGCCACTGTCTCGAGCTGGCCCATCTCGATCTTCAGGGCGTGGCGGCGGCGCCGGTGGTGTCGTCCCTCGCGGCGCTGGAAGACGACGAAATGGATCTCGGCTGCGTCTGTATCGACATGGGCGGCGGCTCGACCTCGGCCGCGGTCTGGGGCGGGCGGTCGCTGCTGCATATCGAAAGCCTGAACGTCGGCGGCGATCATGTCACGGCGGACATCGCGCGCGGCCTGTCGACCTCGCGGGCCGGGGCCGAGCGGCTCAAGACCCTGCACGGCTCGGCCATGGCCAATGCCCATGAGGACCGCGAGATGCTGGAGGCCCCGCCGCGCGGCGAGGACGCCTCCGCCGGCCCTATCTTCGTCCAGCGCGCCATGCTCAAGACCGTTATCGCCCCGCGCGTCGAGGAGACGCTGGAGCTGCTGCGCGACCGGCTTCGTAACGCCGGCGTGGGCATGGAGCCCGGTGCCGGTCTGGTTCTGACGGGCGGCGCCAGTCAGTTGAACGGCGTCCGTGAGCTGGCGATCCGGGTGTTTGACCGTCCGGTCCGGCTCGGCAAACCCCAGCGGGCGCCCCACCTGGCCGACGCGGCCTCGGGTCCGGCCTTCTGCTCGGCGGCCGGCGTTCTGCTCCGGGCCGCCTATGGACCGCGGGAGGCCGTATCAGCCCGCAAGCTGATGTCGCGCCAGATTTCCGCCGCAGATGCCCCTCGTGTCCACCGCGGCGGGATTGTGGCGCGCGCGGCAGGCTGGCTGCGCGAAAACCTGTGA